Proteins encoded in a region of the Mucilaginibacter sabulilitoris genome:
- a CDS encoding TlpA disulfide reductase family protein — MKKILFFIAAMLPAMAFAQTGDTFIINGKVGTTTAPAKVYLIYQLGANNVVDSANVAAGTFTFKGTILNPVNATLAVDYKGIGLNKYIQANYSDGGQSKTADDLNLFLEKGTITVNSKDSISKAQITGSTLNDDNRKLTAQLAVINKKAQALMAEAKAATPEQQKSPDFQSRMQARYKNIQAEQKAALKNFITNNPNSYLSLLAINSVAGPAPDPAEIEPLFNGLSQSLKDSETGKNLKHGIDALKVTAIGAVAPDFTQNDANGTPVKLSSFRGKYVLLDFWASWCGPCRQENPNVVRNYNKYKAKNFTVVGVSLDKPEGKAAWLAAIKSDGLEWTQVSDLKFWNNEAAALYQVSSIPQNYLIDPNGKIIAKNLRGEDLDAKLQELFGKI; from the coding sequence ATGAAAAAAATACTTTTTTTTATAGCCGCGATGTTACCGGCAATGGCATTTGCTCAAACCGGCGATACATTTATCATAAACGGTAAAGTTGGTACCACAACTGCCCCGGCCAAAGTTTATTTGATATACCAGTTGGGCGCCAATAACGTAGTGGATTCGGCCAATGTTGCTGCGGGTACTTTCACTTTTAAAGGTACTATACTAAACCCGGTTAACGCCACGCTGGCTGTTGATTATAAGGGAATAGGCTTGAATAAATATATACAGGCGAATTATTCAGACGGGGGACAGTCAAAAACAGCCGATGATTTGAACCTCTTTCTGGAAAAAGGTACGATAACCGTTAATAGTAAAGACTCCATATCAAAGGCGCAGATTACCGGATCGACTTTGAATGATGATAACAGGAAACTAACCGCACAGCTTGCTGTAATTAATAAAAAAGCACAAGCCTTAATGGCCGAAGCAAAAGCTGCCACGCCGGAACAGCAAAAATCGCCCGATTTTCAGAGCAGGATGCAGGCCCGCTATAAGAACATTCAGGCAGAGCAAAAAGCCGCGCTTAAAAACTTTATTACCAATAATCCCAATAGCTACCTGAGTTTGCTGGCTATTAATTCGGTGGCTGGTCCGGCACCTGATCCGGCAGAGATTGAACCTTTGTTCAATGGTTTGTCTCAAAGTTTAAAGGATTCGGAAACAGGTAAAAACTTAAAACACGGGATTGATGCCTTAAAGGTAACGGCTATAGGCGCTGTGGCTCCCGACTTTACACAGAATGATGCAAACGGAACTCCTGTTAAGTTATCATCTTTCAGGGGTAAATACGTGCTGCTTGATTTTTGGGCGTCATGGTGTGGCCCGTGCAGGCAGGAAAATCCAAATGTTGTACGCAACTACAATAAATACAAAGCAAAAAATTTCACTGTCGTAGGGGTATCGTTAGATAAACCAGAAGGTAAAGCGGCCTGGCTTGCAGCCATCAAAAGCGATGGGCTGGAGTGGACACAGGTTTCGGATCTGAAATTCTGGAACAATGAAGCCGCCGCCCTTTATCAGGTAAGCTCTATTCCCCAAAACTACCTGATCGATCCAAATGGAAAGATCATTGCCAAAAACCTTCGCGGAGAAGACCTGGATGCTAAACTGCAGGAACTATTCGGGAAGATATAA
- a CDS encoding formimidoylglutamase: MSLADFFTPIDLKKIAPKKGYYTSQLGDKIVHYSVDFPDLEEKTDLAIIGVMDDRNAIDNQGCALGPDYIREKLYRLHEGGYSVKIADLGNIKAGATVTDTYYAVKTIVSELIKKDIIPIILGGGQDLTYAQYLGYEELEQKVDLVVIDSHFDLDEDETGETMETTSQSYLNKIFLHEPNYLFNYSNLGYQTYFASQESLRVMDKLYFDVHRLGELSGNVAVTEPAIRNASMISFDIGAIRSADAMGNANATPNGFYGEEACQLCRYAGFNDKLSSIGFYEFNPAYDSNGQTATQLAQMIWYFIEGVYNRKRDFPLNPKNQYLIYKTSLKHEDQEVVFVKSKKSDRWWMQVPYPTGGSRNERFHLVPCSYDDYKMAASGELPDLWWRTYQKLN, encoded by the coding sequence ATGTCCCTAGCTGATTTTTTTACGCCCATAGATCTCAAAAAGATCGCTCCTAAAAAGGGGTATTATACCAGCCAACTGGGCGACAAAATTGTGCATTATTCTGTCGATTTTCCTGATCTGGAAGAGAAAACCGACCTGGCTATTATTGGCGTTATGGACGATCGTAACGCAATTGACAACCAGGGCTGCGCCCTTGGGCCGGATTATATCCGCGAAAAACTTTACCGGCTTCATGAAGGCGGCTACAGCGTAAAAATAGCCGATTTGGGCAATATTAAGGCTGGTGCAACAGTAACAGATACTTACTATGCTGTTAAAACGATAGTAAGTGAACTGATAAAAAAAGACATCATCCCCATTATACTGGGTGGCGGACAGGACCTTACCTATGCGCAATACCTGGGTTATGAAGAGCTGGAACAGAAGGTTGACCTGGTAGTGATCGATTCGCATTTCGACCTCGATGAGGACGAAACCGGCGAAACTATGGAAACTACCTCGCAGTCATATCTCAATAAAATATTTTTACATGAACCCAACTACCTGTTCAATTACAGTAACCTGGGCTACCAAACGTATTTTGCCAGCCAGGAAAGTTTGCGGGTAATGGATAAGCTTTATTTTGATGTGCACCGCCTGGGCGAACTGAGCGGTAATGTGGCCGTTACAGAGCCCGCTATCCGCAATGCCAGCATGATCAGTTTTGATATAGGGGCCATTCGCTCGGCAGATGCCATGGGCAATGCCAACGCCACTCCTAACGGTTTCTATGGCGAAGAAGCTTGTCAGCTATGCCGCTATGCCGGTTTTAATGACAAACTGAGCTCCATAGGTTTTTATGAGTTTAACCCTGCTTATGATAGTAATGGGCAAACCGCCACACAACTGGCGCAAATGATATGGTATTTTATTGAGGGAGTTTATAACCGCAAGCGCGATTTTCCGCTTAATCCTAAAAATCAATACCTTATTTATAAAACAAGTTTAAAGCACGAAGACCAGGAAGTGGTATTTGTGAAAAGTAAAAAATCAGACCGCTGGTGGATGCAGGTTCCTTACCCAACCGGCGGGTCACGTAATGAGCGCTTTCACCTGGTACCCTGCAGTTATGACGATTATAAAATGGCAGCATCCGGCGAACTGCCCGATCTTTGGTGGCGTACCTATCAAAAATTAAACTGA
- a CDS encoding NAD-dependent epimerase/dehydratase family protein, protein MILVTGATGFLGSELAKLLANSGGHIRCTKRSSSKIPALLTPFNDHIEWVDADMMDIFALADALECVTQVYHCAAWVSLKQADKKPMITTNVTGTANLVNLCNELGIRMVHVSSIAAISVAKPGELITENHHLEQSAENDGYAISKLESEMEVWRGIAEGLDAVIVNPSLILGVSAGTSGTGALFETVRKGLKFYTGGSGGFVDVEDVAKCMVALMNSDITAERYIINAENYTYKAMTTAIAHCFGTKSPAKLAKPWMMGLAWRTAAAIAAITGKDPFIDKTSARAASEIRNFDNSKIKAAINFTFKPVSETISEVCTALKQ, encoded by the coding sequence ATGATATTAGTTACCGGCGCAACAGGTTTTTTAGGGTCCGAACTGGCAAAGTTACTGGCTAATTCGGGTGGGCATATCCGCTGTACAAAACGCAGCAGCTCCAAAATACCGGCCTTGCTTACTCCCTTTAATGACCATATAGAATGGGTTGATGCCGACATGATGGACATTTTTGCGCTCGCCGACGCGCTGGAATGCGTTACACAAGTATATCACTGCGCTGCCTGGGTGTCATTAAAGCAAGCCGATAAAAAGCCCATGATCACCACCAATGTTACCGGTACGGCCAACCTTGTCAATTTGTGTAACGAACTGGGCATACGTATGGTGCACGTAAGTTCAATAGCGGCAATTAGTGTGGCTAAACCGGGCGAACTCATTACCGAAAATCATCACCTGGAACAATCTGCCGAAAATGACGGTTATGCCATATCAAAACTGGAAAGCGAAATGGAGGTTTGGCGTGGCATTGCGGAAGGTTTGGATGCGGTAATTGTAAACCCTTCCCTTATTTTAGGGGTGAGCGCGGGTACAAGTGGTACAGGGGCGTTGTTTGAGACCGTACGAAAAGGCCTTAAATTTTATACCGGCGGTAGTGGCGGTTTTGTTGATGTGGAAGATGTTGCCAAATGTATGGTTGCACTCATGAACAGCGATATTACCGCCGAGCGCTATATCATAAACGCCGAAAATTATACTTATAAGGCTATGACCACTGCAATTGCACATTGCTTTGGCACAAAATCACCTGCTAAATTAGCCAAACCCTGGATGATGGGCCTGGCCTGGCGAACGGCCGCTGCAATTGCAGCAATAACAGGCAAAGATCCATTTATAGATAAAACATCTGCCCGGGCAGCTTCTGAGATCCGCAATTTTGACAATTCAAAAATTAAGGCAGCCATTAATTTTACATTTAAACCTGTTAGCGAAACGATATCGGAGGTTTGCACTGCGTTGAAACAGTGA
- a CDS encoding HAD-IB family phosphatase yields the protein MEQYFIIDFDSTFTQVEALDELARISLKNHPDREEIYKQIEDLTNASMEGRLSFTQSLENRVKLLQADRDHLKQLITHLKKKVSTSFSRNTIFFKNHQDEVLIVSGGFKEFITPVVTEYHIKKENIYANTFVFDEDGKIIGYDRENPLSQEGGKVKLLKELQLPGDIYGIGDGYSDFQLKESGMIKKFFAFTENIERKSVAEKADHVTPSFDEFLYLNKLPRAISYPKNRIKCLVVGDVDDDALAQMKKEGYNIRHRESIEEKYLEEAGVLFCDEANQPTPEQIQNAGRLKVIGIFGKSNRKLADTATESGIIIFDDPKHNPHNNDFIPRRVMAFMNEGKTHTSCNFPDLQPPRVSNAHRLIHIHKNIPGILAKINDVFARHNINIVGEFLVTNAQIGYVITDVNTGYDPQVLNELKAIEHTIKFRLLY from the coding sequence ATGGAGCAGTACTTTATTATTGATTTCGACAGCACGTTTACACAGGTAGAGGCCCTTGACGAACTGGCCCGAATTTCTCTCAAAAATCATCCTGACCGGGAGGAAATTTATAAACAAATTGAAGACCTGACCAACGCCTCTATGGAGGGCCGGTTATCATTTACCCAAAGTTTGGAGAACCGGGTAAAATTGTTACAGGCCGATCGCGACCATTTAAAGCAACTCATTACCCATCTTAAGAAAAAGGTATCTACCTCATTTTCACGCAATACCATATTCTTTAAAAACCATCAGGACGAGGTTTTGATCGTATCGGGGGGCTTTAAAGAGTTTATTACTCCGGTTGTAACCGAGTATCATATCAAGAAAGAAAATATCTATGCCAACACCTTTGTATTCGACGAGGATGGCAAGATCATTGGCTACGACAGGGAAAACCCACTCTCGCAGGAAGGCGGCAAGGTAAAACTGCTGAAGGAACTTCAATTGCCCGGCGATATTTATGGCATTGGCGATGGCTACTCTGATTTTCAGTTGAAGGAATCGGGCATGATCAAAAAATTCTTTGCCTTTACCGAAAACATTGAACGTAAATCAGTTGCCGAGAAAGCCGACCATGTTACACCCAGTTTCGACGAGTTTCTTTATCTTAATAAACTGCCCAGGGCCATATCATACCCCAAAAACCGCATTAAGTGCTTAGTAGTTGGCGATGTGGACGATGACGCGCTGGCGCAGATGAAAAAAGAAGGCTACAACATCCGTCACCGTGAAAGTATTGAAGAAAAATACCTGGAAGAAGCGGGTGTTTTATTCTGCGACGAAGCCAATCAACCTACTCCTGAGCAGATACAAAACGCCGGCAGATTAAAAGTTATCGGCATTTTTGGTAAAAGCAATCGTAAACTGGCCGATACAGCTACAGAAAGCGGCATTATTATATTTGACGACCCCAAGCATAACCCGCATAACAATGACTTTATACCGCGCAGGGTAATGGCCTTTATGAATGAGGGAAAAACGCATACCAGCTGTAACTTCCCTGATCTGCAGCCACCCCGTGTAAGCAATGCGCACCGTTTAATACACATACATAAAAACATACCCGGTATACTGGCCAAAATAAACGATGTATTTGCCCGCCACAACATTAACATTGTTGGTGAGTTTTTGGTTACCAACGCACAGATAGGCTATGTTATAACCGACGTAAACACCGGCTATGATCCGCAGGTGCTTAACGAGCTAAAAGCCATTGAGCATACCATTAAATTCAGGCTGTTGTACTAA
- a CDS encoding universal stress protein, translating into MKITRILIGVDDSPYAHNATAYGFDIARNYKASVALVHIIEPTMIPPGAGDNLSGMPMDSTLGVQEVELNNIQTSQSKVLIERTVKEFGEGLEVTTFTQYGLRADGIIDCSKEFKADLIVLGTHKRSGFDRLITGSIAEEVVRHATVPVLVVPFAE; encoded by the coding sequence ATGAAAATAACTAGAATATTAATAGGTGTTGACGATAGCCCTTATGCCCATAATGCTACGGCATATGGTTTTGATATAGCACGTAATTATAAAGCTTCGGTGGCTTTAGTTCATATTATTGAACCCACTATGATACCGCCTGGCGCCGGAGATAATTTAAGCGGCATGCCGATGGACAGTACCCTGGGCGTGCAGGAAGTGGAATTAAACAATATACAAACCAGCCAATCTAAGGTATTAATTGAACGTACCGTAAAGGAATTTGGCGAAGGGCTCGAAGTAACCACCTTTACGCAATATGGCCTGAGGGCCGATGGCATAATTGATTGTAGCAAAGAATTCAAGGCCGACCTTATAGTACTCGGAACCCATAAACGTTCTGGCTTTGACCGGTTAATAACCGGCAGTATAGCCGAGGAGGTGGTACGCCACGCGACAGTGCCGGTATTAGTAGTGCCCTTTGCAGAGTAG
- a CDS encoding tryptophan 2,3-dioxygenase family protein — translation MHFHPEIEDRLARLQEKYEAMGQDMTSYLDGLLHADFLTYWDYIHLDTLLSLQNPKTPFPDEEIFIIYHQITELYFKLALHECRQITESQPLTPEFFAARLKRINRYFGALTQSFEIMVDGMEKEQFLKFRMSLLPASGFQSGQYRMIELYATDFINLVAQDKREELKNAPMEAQFEYLYWKFGATELSTGKKTLTLKQFEKKYSKTFIELGRANINLNFNALAQQFEAAGQLSPELRMELKQLDVNVNINWPLSHYKSAVRYLNREPEEIKATGGTNWQKYLPPRFQKRIFYPSLWTAEELENWGKAWVESVLN, via the coding sequence ATGCATTTCCATCCTGAAATTGAAGACCGCCTGGCACGTTTGCAGGAAAAATATGAGGCCATGGGCCAGGATATGACCTCTTACCTTGACGGCCTGCTGCATGCCGATTTTTTAACTTACTGGGATTACATTCACCTGGATACGCTGCTGAGCCTGCAGAACCCTAAAACACCTTTTCCAGACGAGGAAATATTCATTATCTACCACCAGATCACCGAGTTATATTTTAAACTGGCCCTGCACGAGTGTCGGCAAATAACAGAAAGCCAGCCCCTTACGCCCGAGTTTTTCGCCGCACGACTGAAGCGCATTAACCGGTATTTTGGCGCCCTCACCCAATCGTTTGAGATTATGGTTGACGGGATGGAGAAGGAACAGTTCCTCAAATTCCGGATGTCGTTGCTGCCTGCCAGCGGGTTCCAGTCGGGCCAGTACCGCATGATTGAGCTATATGCCACCGATTTTATAAACCTGGTAGCACAGGATAAGCGTGAGGAGCTCAAAAACGCCCCTATGGAGGCCCAGTTTGAATACCTGTACTGGAAATTTGGCGCCACCGAACTGTCGACCGGCAAAAAAACACTGACACTCAAGCAGTTCGAGAAAAAGTATTCCAAGACATTTATTGAACTGGGCAGGGCAAATATCAACCTCAACTTTAACGCGCTGGCCCAACAGTTTGAAGCCGCTGGCCAATTATCTCCCGAATTACGAATGGAACTCAAGCAGTTAGACGTTAACGTAAATATCAACTGGCCTCTCTCACATTATAAATCGGCGGTGCGGTACCTGAACCGGGAGCCCGAGGAGATCAAGGCGACTGGCGGCACCAACTGGCAAAAGTACCTGCCACCCCGTTTTCAGAAACGTATTTTTTACCCCTCCCTCTGGACCGCCGAAGAGTTGGAAAACTGGGGCAAAGCCTGGGTGGAAAGCGTACTGAACTAA
- a CDS encoding M13 family metallopeptidase, whose protein sequence is MRITKWALAAIPVVILASCSHKKEGASTEDVPKRTVFFDKSGMDTTVKPGDNFYLYASGAWLKKTEIPASQRGWGSFYTLYDDNQKNLHKILDEITKQDNPAGSKEQKVADLYTSGMDTVGIEKLGYEPVKPQLAKINAVTDYKGLISLAADGYKNGDGFLLGFYVAPDDRISNMNIAHFDQAGLGLPNKDYYFNTDSATKKIRAEYVKYIAKLFTLTGVDAASAAKKADGVLKLETLIAKSHLTPTELRDPVRNYNKFAVADLQKQVPDIDLKDAFKRMELNTDTVLVGQPGYLKALDGLLKSQPIDVWKDKAAFTALDNASTALSKAFRDANFEFNGKTLSGQKVQQERWKTVIETVDNGIGELLGQLYVEKYFTPDAKERMLKLVNNLQSVYKSRIEKLDWMSPETKEKALAKLAAFTKKIGYPDKWKNYDDVQISKDAYYKNQESIARHKYNEMIKKAGKPVDKTEWGMTPPTVNAYYNPTFNEIVFPAGILQFPFFDKDADDAINYGAIGAVIGHEMTHGFDDQGRQYDKDGNLKDWWTKQDADKFKSRVGLMIEQYNKFTVLNNLHVNGSLTQGENLADIGGVAIAYEAFKNTPEGKSDKKIDGFTPDQRFFLSFGQVWRIKTRDETMRMRISVDPHSPEMYRVNGPLSNTPAFYKAFDIKPGDKLYRPENERVKVW, encoded by the coding sequence ATGAGAATTACAAAATGGGCTTTAGCGGCTATTCCTGTCGTTATCCTGGCATCATGCAGCCATAAAAAGGAAGGGGCATCAACAGAAGATGTACCAAAACGGACTGTTTTTTTTGATAAAAGCGGTATGGACACTACCGTAAAACCGGGCGACAATTTTTATTTGTATGCCAGCGGCGCCTGGTTAAAGAAAACCGAAATACCGGCATCGCAAAGGGGCTGGGGCTCATTTTATACGCTGTATGACGACAATCAGAAAAACCTGCACAAAATACTGGATGAAATTACCAAACAGGATAACCCTGCAGGCAGCAAGGAGCAAAAAGTGGCCGACTTGTACACAAGCGGTATGGATACTGTAGGTATCGAAAAACTGGGTTATGAACCGGTAAAACCACAACTTGCCAAAATTAACGCGGTAACCGATTATAAAGGCCTGATAAGCCTTGCGGCTGATGGCTATAAAAACGGCGACGGCTTTTTATTAGGATTTTATGTAGCCCCCGATGACCGGATCAGCAACATGAACATTGCCCATTTTGATCAGGCTGGTTTAGGTTTGCCAAACAAGGATTATTATTTCAATACCGATTCGGCCACAAAAAAAATACGCGCCGAATATGTAAAATATATAGCAAAGCTGTTTACCTTAACGGGCGTTGACGCGGCAAGCGCGGCAAAAAAAGCCGATGGCGTTTTAAAACTCGAAACGCTGATTGCCAAATCGCACCTTACCCCTACAGAACTGCGCGACCCGGTTAGAAATTATAACAAATTCGCCGTTGCCGATCTGCAAAAGCAAGTTCCGGATATCGACCTGAAAGATGCCTTTAAACGCATGGAACTGAATACTGATACGGTATTGGTAGGCCAGCCGGGTTATTTAAAGGCGCTGGATGGTTTGCTTAAATCGCAGCCTATTGATGTTTGGAAAGATAAAGCCGCATTTACCGCGCTTGATAACGCTTCAACAGCTTTAAGCAAAGCTTTCAGGGATGCTAACTTTGAGTTTAATGGCAAAACACTTAGCGGACAGAAAGTACAGCAGGAACGCTGGAAAACCGTTATTGAAACCGTTGATAACGGGATAGGCGAATTGCTGGGCCAGCTTTATGTTGAAAAATATTTTACTCCCGATGCCAAAGAGCGTATGCTTAAGCTGGTAAATAACCTGCAAAGCGTGTACAAATCGCGTATCGAAAAGCTGGACTGGATGAGCCCCGAAACCAAGGAAAAAGCATTGGCTAAGCTGGCTGCTTTCACCAAAAAGATAGGCTATCCTGATAAATGGAAAAATTACGATGATGTACAGATCAGTAAAGACGCGTACTACAAAAACCAGGAATCAATAGCCCGCCATAAATACAACGAAATGATTAAAAAGGCTGGCAAACCGGTTGATAAAACCGAATGGGGTATGACACCGCCAACGGTTAATGCCTACTATAACCCAACCTTTAACGAGATTGTTTTCCCTGCTGGCATACTGCAGTTCCCTTTCTTTGATAAAGATGCCGACGATGCCATTAACTATGGTGCCATTGGCGCGGTAATTGGTCACGAAATGACCCACGGTTTTGACGATCAGGGCCGCCAATATGATAAAGACGGTAACCTGAAAGACTGGTGGACCAAACAAGATGCCGACAAGTTTAAAAGCCGCGTGGGGCTGATGATTGAACAGTACAACAAGTTTACCGTACTAAACAACCTGCACGTGAACGGCAGCCTTACCCAGGGCGAAAACCTGGCCGATATTGGCGGTGTGGCTATTGCTTACGAAGCATTTAAAAATACGCCCGAAGGTAAAAGCGATAAAAAGATAGACGGCTTTACACCAGATCAGCGTTTCTTCCTGTCGTTTGGCCAGGTATGGCGCATCAAAACCCGCGACGAGACTATGCGTATGCGTATCAGCGTTGATCCGCACTCGCCCGAAATGTACCGTGTTAACGGACCGCTTTCAAACACCCCGGCGTTTTATAAAGCATTTGACATAAAACCGGGTGATAAACTTTACCGCCCCGAAAACGAGCGCGTAAAAGTTTGGTAG
- a CDS encoding MFS transporter: MTEEGDSKPQKVDSFAALRYKDFRSYVGMRFCFTFAYQMQTVVLGFYIYQLTHSKIALAFIGLAEAIPAVGIALYGGYIADKYEKRKMLLIIFVGVFLSSFVMFVATLSSMAPHMNTTWILIVIYSMIFCNGLARAFYGPATFTIYAQSIPKELYPNGSTWSSSSWQIASILGPLTGGFIYGFAGHIIPGLSGITATFSLTLIFMLISLVLVYMLRTYPPVFIQKENIWISLKEGLSFVFTNKIMFYAMSLDLFSVFFGGVVALLPVFALDILKVGSEGLGIMRMASSLGAALTMIVMIRFSPMNRPWRNLLIAVAGFGLCIIGFGLSKVFYLSLVFLFLQGAFDSVSVIIRGTIMQLLTPDHMRGRVSAVNSMFIGSSNEIGDFESGMAAKLLGTVPAVLFGGTMTMLIVGLTYFKTRKLIPMSLAQIHPPEVEVKPAV, translated from the coding sequence GTGACCGAAGAAGGCGATAGTAAACCCCAAAAAGTAGATTCCTTTGCCGCATTGCGCTATAAAGATTTCAGATCATACGTAGGCATGCGCTTTTGTTTCACCTTTGCATACCAGATGCAAACCGTAGTGCTGGGATTTTATATATACCAGCTAACCCATAGTAAAATAGCATTAGCATTTATAGGTTTGGCCGAAGCAATCCCCGCTGTTGGCATAGCGCTTTATGGCGGCTATATTGCCGATAAGTACGAGAAGCGTAAGATGCTCCTGATCATATTTGTGGGGGTATTTTTATCATCATTTGTGATGTTTGTGGCAACGCTCAGCAGCATGGCGCCGCATATGAATACTACCTGGATATTGATAGTGATTTATTCCATGATATTTTGTAACGGCCTTGCGCGTGCGTTTTACGGCCCCGCTACTTTTACCATTTACGCCCAGAGCATACCTAAGGAATTATATCCCAACGGCAGTACCTGGAGCAGCTCCAGCTGGCAGATAGCCTCCATACTCGGGCCGCTTACCGGTGGTTTTATATACGGTTTTGCCGGGCATATTATACCGGGTTTAAGCGGCATTACCGCCACATTTAGCTTAACACTTATTTTTATGCTGATATCGCTGGTGCTGGTTTATATGCTGCGTACCTACCCGCCGGTTTTCATCCAGAAAGAAAATATATGGATAAGTTTAAAGGAAGGCCTGAGTTTTGTTTTTACCAACAAAATTATGTTTTATGCCATGAGCCTTGACCTGTTCTCGGTATTTTTTGGCGGTGTGGTTGCTTTGCTGCCGGTATTTGCCCTTGATATTTTAAAGGTAGGTTCAGAAGGCTTGGGCATTATGCGTATGGCATCGTCATTGGGCGCGGCGCTTACTATGATCGTGATGATAAGATTTTCGCCTATGAACAGGCCATGGCGCAACCTGCTTATAGCTGTAGCTGGGTTTGGCCTGTGCATCATTGGGTTTGGTTTATCAAAAGTATTTTACCTATCGCTGGTGTTTTTGTTTCTGCAGGGCGCGTTTGATAGCGTGAGCGTAATTATACGGGGTACCATCATGCAGCTTTTAACGCCCGATCATATGCGCGGCCGGGTATCGGCAGTAAACTCCATGTTTATCGGCTCATCTAATGAAATAGGCGATTTTGAATCGGGCATGGCAGCTAAGTTGCTGGGTACCGTACCCGCGGTGCTGTTTGGCGGTACCATGACCATGCTCATAGTAGGGCTTACTTATTTTAAAACCCGCAAGCTTATCCCCATGTCCCTAGCCCAGATCCATCCGCCCGAGGTAGAAGTGAAGCCCGCCGTGTAA
- a CDS encoding GlxA family transcriptional regulator, whose amino-acid sequence MDKKRIVIVIMSGDLLMDFAGPADVFLQVNKHRDVYDVVLVTPVAATAKGAGGIQISCSGATDLTGNIDTLLIAGNDNELNHDKFYAWLETAYSHIRRIGAINVGSSTVAKLTLLDDKRVVAHTRYGDPQVKTERISFHSRDGNLFTSGGVSSGIDLALAMVAEDCGRGAATDVAHKLIFFYLSRQVYQVQFGNLITASPVAAQLKEWLTGRLHEPLDVGRLAEHLNMSQRNFTRVFTRQTGISPAKYIEKIRVEAACKCLDETDKPLEEIALHCGLGGLVSMRRLFLRHLMVTPSEYRRILKLHKNENSN is encoded by the coding sequence ATGGATAAAAAGCGGATCGTTATCGTCATCATGTCTGGTGATCTGTTAATGGACTTTGCCGGGCCTGCGGACGTCTTCCTGCAAGTTAATAAACACCGCGATGTTTATGATGTGGTTTTGGTTACCCCAGTGGCGGCTACAGCGAAAGGTGCGGGCGGGATACAGATCAGCTGTAGTGGGGCAACAGATCTGACCGGGAACATTGATACTTTATTGATTGCCGGAAATGACAATGAACTTAACCATGATAAATTTTATGCCTGGTTGGAAACGGCATATAGCCATATCCGCCGTATTGGTGCCATTAATGTTGGCAGCAGTACAGTTGCTAAGTTAACCTTGCTTGATGATAAACGAGTGGTAGCTCATACTCGTTACGGTGATCCCCAGGTAAAAACAGAGCGTATTTCTTTTCATTCAAGGGATGGGAACCTGTTTACCTCGGGCGGGGTATCTTCAGGGATAGACCTGGCTTTGGCCATGGTGGCCGAAGATTGCGGCCGGGGCGCAGCGACGGATGTTGCGCACAAGCTCATCTTTTTTTATCTGAGCCGGCAAGTTTACCAGGTGCAGTTTGGCAACCTTATTACTGCTTCGCCTGTGGCGGCACAGTTAAAAGAGTGGCTGACCGGCAGGCTTCATGAACCCCTTGATGTTGGCCGGTTAGCAGAACATCTGAACATGAGCCAGCGAAATTTCACCCGGGTATTTACCCGGCAAACCGGTATCTCACCGGCAAAATATATCGAAAAAATACGGGTAGAAGCAGCATGCAAATGCCTTGACGAAACCGACAAACCACTTGAAGAGATCGCGTTGCATTGCGGCTTAGGCGGACTGGTATCTATGAGGCGCCTGTTTTTAAGGCACCTTATGGTTACCCCATCAGAATACAGAAGAATTTTAAAACTACATAAGAATGAAAATAGCAATTAA